The Aureibacter tunicatorum genome segment CCAGTTTTGGAGCAAGAACCGATTGCAGTGGCTGCCCGATCCAAGCCAAAGAAGAAAAAGAAAGCCACTAAATTAAGCGCTGAAGAGAAAGAGAAGAGACGACTCGAATATGAGAATTACAAGTTGGAAGGAGAATTGAAGTTCAGCGATTTGAATCCTTATTTTACTAAGCTTTTTGATGAAAATCCTTCCATGTTGGCCGAATTTACAAGGCATCAAATCAAAATCGATCAAATAAGAGCGCGTGAGATATTTGTGCCTTTGGAAGATCGAGTGATGAAGGAACGTAAGGATTGGGAGAAAAAGTTCTTGCATTATTATTATGAAATTGTCAAAAAAGACCAAGTCAATAATAAAAGAAAGCATGTCGACTTTTCGCGTTGGGTTTTTGAAAGAGCGAAGACAAGCATAGTTCCCAAGATCAAAGACTATCAATTATTGCATTTTATGCCTCAAGATATGCGTTTGAATCCTGATGATGAATTCGAAGGGAGAACTTTCAGGTATTCTTTGAAGCTATCGGTTGATATTTTTACGATTCAACTTGAAATTTTAAGGTACTCGGAAGCCGCTGACTTTGCCAATCAAGTTTTTAAATTTCTCCATGAAGTAAATGAGGAAGATACATTTTTTTACTATTATGGACATAAGTGGAGAGTGTCGAAATTAAAAAAAGATTTGGATGCGATTCCAGATGAAATGAAAATGGCAGGAGACGATAAGTTGATGGAATTCAAACCTACGGAATTGGATGACTTTATTATGAGGTGCGAGGAGTTTTGGGATGAGCAAGTCGCGATTTTTTTGATGCACAAGAGAAAAGCAATGGAAATGATGGCCAAGTGGCGAGACATGTCGCCTCAAGCTATGCGGCAATTGGATATGAAGGCTAAGCAATTGGTTGAGGGGCATGGGGGGAATATGAAAGCGATCACAGTGGAAATGTTGGATGAGTTGTACGAAAAGGAATACGCTTCTAAGCATGAAGCGGGTGCCGTTGCCTCTAAAAGATAGATTATTTCTCAATTAGTCATTTATGATTTTTTTAATCATCCTCTTCCTGAGAAAAATAGATTCAATCATGGTTATTTCTCTTGGTTTAAAAGTATTTGAAGAGCTTTCTCAGTGACGATAGATGTATCGTTTTTGGAAGTTGCGATTAAGACATTAGTGTGAAATTTGGGGTTTAATTCCAGAAACTTCAAGTCTGAATATCTCTCTTTAACTTTTGAGGGAATGATCGATATGCCTAAACCGGCTTTAACCAGCTCGATAATTGAATTGATATTGTTGGCTTCGTGGAGAATGTTTGGCTTAAATCCATAACTAGAGCAAATTTCCATCAGTGATTGGTGGTAAGTTGGCGCATAATTTTTATTGAAAAATATAAATGATTCCTTTGACAGTTTTGAAATATCTTTTTCAAAAATAGTTTTATCATTCCAAACCAATGAGAATGACTCCTCATACCAGAAATTACTATTTATAATGGGTGACATCACTGGAGCTCTCAATATTCCAAAGTCCAAGCGTTCTTGCTCCAAGGCTTGAACTTGTCTTGAGCTGGAAGCTTCAAAAAGTTTTATATTCAGAAATGGGAAAAGCTTGGTCAATTGATTTACCAATCTAGTGACTTCATTAGTGAATGTGGAACTGGTGTAAGCGATTTTGTATTCACCACTGATATTGTCTGCGATTTTTTTAGTTTTTATTGTCGTCGCTTCAAGCTGATTTAATATTTTTCGCGCTTCAATTTGGAAGAATTTTCCTGCTTCAGTTAGAATTACTGATTTATTGTTTCTATCAAATAATCTCGCACCGACTTCCTCTTCCAGTTCTTTGATTTGTCGGCTAAGCGGTGGTTGTGAGATGAATAGTTTTTCGGCCGCTTTTGTGAAATTTAATTCTTCCGCGACTGCCAAGAAGTATCTTAAATGCCGTAATTCCATGCTATACTTTGAAGGTATTAATGGGTGATAAAATAAGTCTTTTTAAGTTGTTTTTCAAAATTATATTTTGTGTTCATATTTTAAAAATTGCATGAAAATGAAAAAATCGACTATTAATGAAATAAGAGATCGTTTTGATCAGGATGTTGAAAGGTTCTCCAATTTGGAAACAGGGCAGACAGCTACTATTGACGCCAGCTTTACTTTAGATTTAGTGACAGAAGCTGCTAAATGCATAGCGCCGAATGCAAAGACAGTCTTGGATGTAGGTTGCGGAGCTGGAAATTTCACATTAAAATTGCTTGAAAAGATAAGCGATTTGGACTGCACAATGGTAGATTTGAGTCAGCCGATGCTTGATAGGGCTTCGAAGAGGTTGAAAGAGAAAACAAGTTCTAACGTAAATGTTAAGCAGGGGGACATCAGAAATGTTGAACTAGAGGAAGGCGCATTTGATATTATTCTTGCTGGCGCTGTGTTGCATCATTTAAGGGATGAAAAGGACTGGGAACTTACGTTTGAAAAGCTTTTCACTTTGCTCAGTCCAAATGGTTGTTTGTTGGTTTCTGATTTGCTTATCCATGATATTCCGTCGTTGAATGATTTTGTTTGGGAAAAGTATGGAGAATATTTGACTTCGTTGAATGGAGAAGAATATAGAGACAAAGTGTTGGCATATATTGAAAAAGAGGACTCTCCAAGATCCATGAGCTTCCAATTTGAATTGATGAAAAAAATAGGCTTTCAAAAAATAGAGATATTACATAAAAATTTATGCTTTGGGGCTTTAGCAGGTATTAAAAATTCCAAAGCTTAATATAAGAATAGAGTATTGGGCGGAAATATTTCAAGCCCAATGCTTTGCGGGTTATTCAATAAAATTTATTTTTATAATTTTTGCAGATGCTCGTTTGTTTTTACTTTTGATATTCAGAAAGTAAGTGCCCTCAGGCCCATCGAAATCGAAATTAAGTTTTTGTCGATTTTCATATTTCTCTTTGAAAATTATTTTTCCATTTGCATCGCTTATGGATACTTTTACTATGTTTTGCGGGTTTGAAAATATGATATTGATAATACCATTTGTTGGATTTGGATATATTGTGATAGATTCCCCAAATGAGTTTTCGACAATGCCTACTTTTGTGATTTTAACACAGTTGGTCGTGTCAGCACAGCCATTTTTTTCAACTACCGCCGCGTAGCTTCCTTCATTTTGAGTGTTGAATATCTGTGCATTCGCATTTGCTATTACTGCATAATTTTCTTCACAGTCCAGCCATTGATAATTAGCATCTGCAGGATAAGCTGTCAATGTTTGCCCATCCGCTTTCGCCATAGCTTCCAAATTATGAATTGTTAAGTTTAATTCAACGATTGAGTCGCAGCCATAAGAATTGGTGAGGGTATGATAAATGCCGGAAGCGCTCGAAGAATATGTATTTCCATCAATCCAAGTAAGACTGTCGCAAACTTTTTGAATATCAGTGCTGAAAGAAGAATTGTTTATCTTCAAGTCTAGCATGACTACTGAGTCGCAACCATAAATATTTGTCAAGGTATCAGTAATGCCTGAAGCATTGGCGAAGTATTTTTTTCCATTGCTCCATTCCAAACTATCGCATGCTGTAATTGCATCAATTTGAACAGTTGAGTCGCAAACACAAATGGAATCATTGTAAACTTGCCAAGTATTGGAAATGGAAAAATAGTCTCTTTTGAGTTCGAGCTCATATACTCCTTCTTTAAAATCAGTGATTTCAATAGTATCCAATGTGCTGAAAACCTGTCCGTCTTGTTTCCAAGCTATTTCATAATGTTCTGCTGAATTAAAGCCATTGATAGTTTCTAGCTCATCTATTTTTTGCATTAGATGTCTGGATGCTTGAGTTTTGTGATTGTTGCCGCTATAGTCTTCGAGAATTGTATCGTCTGCTCTACAGTTCACAATCATAGGGTAATAAGCTACAAGATAATTTTTATGAGGATTGAGTTCAGGATCTAAAGCCGTTTGCATTAAGCTGGAAAAGTCTGCTGAATTTAAGATCTTGTTCCAAACGGAAACTTCAGTGATTTTTCCATCGAAGAAATTATTCATACTCATTCCAGAGCCATATTCAGCTCCGAGGGTCATAAGACTTGAAGTGTTGATAGTTAGTGGATTAGTAAATGTATGAATTAAATCGCCATCTAGAAAAACTTGGTTGATTCCAGTAGACGCTTCGTAGGTATATCCAACCAAATGCCATGTGGAGTCAGCCAAGTATTTAAGAGTATTTTGAGTCTCTGAGCTATTGGCAACGATTAGGTTCTTGTTTTTATTTACTCCCAATGTAGAAATCAGATTTCCATTTGATGAGCTGAAACTTGCAATAGACGAGTGATTCAAGCTGTCTTGATTAAGTATTTGCACCCATGTAGAAATAGAAAAATCTGAATTTTCAATCATCCCCGTAAGCGTGTCAAGTTTGAGGTTGTCTTTGGATTTTGGAGAAAACTCAGTAAAAGAAACTCTGTGTGTAACAGCGTGGTTTTGCATTGTATCCAGTCCAATACAATATGTCTGATCAATGTAGAGATTTTCGCTATATGCTTTATGGTTGTTTTTGAATCGGGTGAATATGAGGCTGTCTTGAGCACCCTGCGTGTAAACTGTATCAATGTAGTTTCCGCTTATTGTGTAAATATCTCCTGTAGAAGAGATATAGTCACTGCCGTCGCAAATTTCCACTTCAATTGTGGCGCATTCATAACCATCAGGACAGTAGGGTTTGAAGTCAAATGTCACGTCAGTATTTGTGCTGCCAAAATCGAAAAGATTATAATAGTTGAAAACCAGCACATAATAGACTCCTGGCGATATTGTTTCGTTGATATCGTCATTCAACCACCTTTCCTCGTTCCATGAATACCCTTTTCCAAGTTGAAGAGTATCCCTGTAATTGCATGAATTGCCTTGATCGCTTAAAAAGTACAGTTGATTGTCGCTGGTAGGGTATTCGTTGGCTGGCAAATAAGCCAACAAGCTGCCCGCTCTGTAGGGATCAAAATTGCTGATAGTGCCTCTCAGGGATCCAAATGTTGAAAGCTCGATACGATATACTGCTGTTGAGCAACATTGAGTTGGACAACCGTATACATTATAGTTTTGGCCTCCCAAAGATGTGTTGACTGTGCTATCCGCATAAGGGAACGAATTGACAATTTCAGCAGTTAGAATAGACCGATTCGGTGGAATTTGTGCGTTCATTTTATGCCAAGCTAGCATGATACAGATTAAAATGATCAATTTGAGAATGGCAGGAAAAGGTTTCATGTGATTGATAAGATTGTAAAGTAAATAGATGACTAAATGATTGAAATCAAGTGGCTTAGGACTTTAACTGCATTGCGATAATTGAGCCAAATATTAAAAATTTTTAATTGAATTTGAATATT includes the following:
- a CDS encoding LysR family transcriptional regulator, coding for MELRHLRYFLAVAEELNFTKAAEKLFISQPPLSRQIKELEEEVGARLFDRNNKSVILTEAGKFFQIEARKILNQLEATTIKTKKIADNISGEYKIAYTSSTFTNEVTRLVNQLTKLFPFLNIKLFEASSSRQVQALEQERLDFGILRAPVMSPIINSNFWYEESFSLVWNDKTIFEKDISKLSKESFIFFNKNYAPTYHQSLMEICSSYGFKPNILHEANNINSIIELVKAGLGISIIPSKVKERYSDLKFLELNPKFHTNVLIATSKNDTSIVTEKALQILLNQEK
- a CDS encoding class I SAM-dependent methyltransferase; translated protein: MKKSTINEIRDRFDQDVERFSNLETGQTATIDASFTLDLVTEAAKCIAPNAKTVLDVGCGAGNFTLKLLEKISDLDCTMVDLSQPMLDRASKRLKEKTSSNVNVKQGDIRNVELEEGAFDIILAGAVLHHLRDEKDWELTFEKLFTLLSPNGCLLVSDLLIHDIPSLNDFVWEKYGEYLTSLNGEEYRDKVLAYIEKEDSPRSMSFQFELMKKIGFQKIEILHKNLCFGALAGIKNSKA
- a CDS encoding LamG-like jellyroll fold domain-containing protein, which produces MNAQIPPNRSILTAEIVNSFPYADSTVNTSLGGQNYNVYGCPTQCCSTAVYRIELSTFGSLRGTISNFDPYRAGSLLAYLPANEYPTSDNQLYFLSDQGNSCNYRDTLQLGKGYSWNEERWLNDDINETISPGVYYVLVFNYYNLFDFGSTNTDVTFDFKPYCPDGYECATIEVEICDGSDYISSTGDIYTISGNYIDTVYTQGAQDSLIFTRFKNNHKAYSENLYIDQTYCIGLDTMQNHAVTHRVSFTEFSPKSKDNLKLDTLTGMIENSDFSISTWVQILNQDSLNHSSIASFSSSNGNLISTLGVNKNKNLIVANSSETQNTLKYLADSTWHLVGYTYEASTGINQVFLDGDLIHTFTNPLTINTSSLMTLGAEYGSGMSMNNFFDGKITEVSVWNKILNSADFSSLMQTALDPELNPHKNYLVAYYPMIVNCRADDTILEDYSGNNHKTQASRHLMQKIDELETINGFNSAEHYEIAWKQDGQVFSTLDTIEITDFKEGVYELELKRDYFSISNTWQVYNDSICVCDSTVQIDAITACDSLEWSNGKKYFANASGITDTLTNIYGCDSVVMLDLKINNSSFSTDIQKVCDSLTWIDGNTYSSSASGIYHTLTNSYGCDSIVELNLTIHNLEAMAKADGQTLTAYPADANYQWLDCEENYAVIANANAQIFNTQNEGSYAAVVEKNGCADTTNCVKITKVGIVENSFGESITIYPNPTNGIINIIFSNPQNIVKVSISDANGKIIFKEKYENRQKLNFDFDGPEGTYFLNIKSKNKRASAKIIKINFIE